TCTAAGCCAGGCCTCGAAGCTCACCGGCATTTCCGAAAAGACTTCGCTCATCAGGTTGGGTCTTGAAGCGCTCATCGCGCTTGAGAGCGCCCGTCGACTGGCCGTGCTTGGGGGATCTGAGAAGAATCTTCAGATCATTCCGCGCCGGCGCTCCGAAGCCGTTCAATGACGCTGGTCGATACATCTGTTTGGATTGATCACCTTCGTAGAGGGAATGATCAGCTTGTGCAGTTGCTCAATGCAGGGTTGGTTCTCCATCACCCTCTCGTCTTTGCTGAGCTTGCATGTGGCAACCTCAGCAATCGCTTAGAGATCCTGGGTCTTCTTTCCTCATTACCGCAGGCGCGCATTACTGAATACGATGAGACGATCCAGTTCATGGAATCAAGAAAGCTGTTTGGATTGAGGCTGGGATGGATCGACATCAATCTCCTTGCTTCAGCTCATTTGACAGGGTGTCGGCTGTGGACTTATGATAAAGCGCTTGTTCGCGCTGCTGAGGGTCTTGGATTAGTCAATTAATCGCTAAAGGCTTGCTAACTCCGCTTGCAGCCGACTTCGCGCCCGTCAAGGCGCATGCATTTTGAGTTCGAAAGCAAACGTCGGTAGGAGAAAGGCAAGCGCCGCGCCAGGCGCTCCGCGGCTGAAGCCAACGTTAAGCCAAGTTTTGTTGTGAGTAGCGAGGTATCCGATGAGTTCTAGTTTGATGAACATTTCAAAGTGCCTGATAATCGCATGGATTACCTTGCAAATCTTTCCGATTACCAGCAAGGCTGTAGAGATGGATGAGCTTACAGGTGCTTACGATACTGGCGTTCTTCCCCCCAATGATGGTGTGCAGACTAGAGGTGCATGGCTCAACATACCCTGGGAGGCAACTTACATCGAGAGTATTCAGCTAATTATCTCAGGGAGCTCGACGAGCGGCATTATGCG
The DNA window shown above is from bacterium and carries:
- a CDS encoding type II toxin-antitoxin system VapB family antitoxin, with amino-acid sequence LSQASKLTGISEKTSLIRLGLEALIALESARRLAVLGGSEKNLQIIPRRRSEAVQ
- a CDS encoding PIN domain-containing protein — translated: MTLVDTSVWIDHLRRGNDQLVQLLNAGLVLHHPLVFAELACGNLSNRLEILGLLSSLPQARITEYDETIQFMESRKLFGLRLGWIDINLLASAHLTGCRLWTYDKALVRAAEGLGLVN